A single region of the Leishmania panamensis strain MHOM/PA/94/PSC-1 chromosome 23 sequence genome encodes:
- a CDS encoding hypothetical protein (TriTrypDB/GeneDB-style sysID: LpmP.23.1440) has translation MPLVVQQQYQHRTKPDSEEEGRITNAAAPAPVSAPQRDALASIGTTPADGAQTRRSSSSDYSHLLTLAQPQLTASEKTLFALFRSAQKERQLVRLQRSTVWPERFIMEGSGAGIGVGHDRRPSPFTDPLLHLRDLEEPCLLIPDTRDTFVSLGLAVGLHPTTDTPASPTSACASLAGGSAAARTPPALSPSSPASDVGLAAHAAATADSTIMDAFHIGLACTSTHYRSDYTSLPEHYVLGVPTALLSLLRSNSSISKHEVQKRKCSADAWRSRSQTPVDLSRWLAFDMATSQVLLRRRGVPSTNDPLVPTWVAALESQVFLAHTYSFDPKSAYQAAALQAGVPVPPSARSAESSTSASEASMPMMKMTSPPLYSLFFFTVARGQATANSRVSPIHAGVLYPSCFFSYMSEVPTTQHLAAEMATVAAQFPRLNHAGDSKPSMLMSSAMGAGPVDNASFFVPISGKRLRLGASASSSTPAHLWTAQLQSRKLGAIAVSALAPSSSPYVKQAELMTTGCRPQADSSALRSQGGRDSWRQSVVCQKMSESFRIWREAVASRASSLPLRTSTGATASAEDSAPSRAPPPMADGQQRLPAPLPRPEHPQQINKLMGSVPWPPASCEHGREAGHRSRLEEQLDAEGVALISDDGTLSQEWSAGFRFGRVAIAVAMPLLFPISTVVTDAAAASNPLPAAQQGLQTSGANAAINAAVRVIDAPLADALWSVLYAPVAATSPSPATLSGPFTPHSSFFSSTVTGTANAAAETVMASVLPMAEDRLMLARERVLLPFLLHQPRWVLPWSDLHGELPSSSPPVSDTGKGLRSACKSNGPSPVNVCPSLWRLDELEQICGWRCHRLPFNDAFGSFSGLLIHDLYIMIGRKTSAMLPGPIPATTLRVGQAGKQQATLSPVVLLNDVVYVERVLLPAMRCFAANTCTWVEGGLCVYRSPYEALSAEMCYEAEGDFTISKKPSTSSLSRVAPQQWDSQTSCNDEPAELPAETAVEVALHHWQLSLWLKQLQRTSHKLLRRWLAECHGRTSLDPALEARVRRRTGGVPAACLAFFVGSCSTAPSMLSSRASPAPYDGGSGGGDDHDDLGDFTAVAASAEAIEKGLQRLLSLTPDRIAVVPLLDFVVWGALCSDFAAASMQRLAHAADGCRAALDASADGLTAVKYCVRYPRHLCCHGGRGATVALLC, from the coding sequence ATGCCGTTGGTAGTGCAGCAGCAATATCAGCATCGAACCAAGCCCGAttcggaggaagagggacgcATCACCaatgcagcggcgccagcaccggTATCCGCACCACAAAGAGACGCTTTGGCGTCGATAGGGACTACGCCTGCGGAtggcgcacagacacgtcGATCAAGCAGCAGTGACTACTCACATCTCCTCACTCTGGCTCAGCCTCAACTGACCGCGTCGGAGAAGACACTTTTTGCCCTCTTCAGAAGCGCACAGAAGGAGCGACAACTcgtgcgactgcagcggtCGACGGTGTGGCCGGAGCGCTTCATCATGGAGGGGAGCGGTGCGGGTATTGGCGTGGGGCACGACAGACGCCCGTCCCCCTTCACTgaccctcttctccacctaCGCGACTTGGAGGAGCCGTGCCTGCTGATCCCCGACACGCGCGACACCTTCGTGTCCCTGGGATTGGCGGTGGGCCTTCACCCCACCACCGACACTCCTGCTTCACCTAcatctgcgtgtgcgtctctaGCGGGtggttctgctgctgcacgcacGCCTCCTGCACTTTCACCTTCGTCACCCGCCTCCGATGTAGGACTCGCGGCGCATGCAGCAGCTACTGCTGACAGTACCATAATGGACGCCTTTCATATTGGTCTCGCGTGCACCTCCACTCACTACCGATCTGATTACACAAGTCTCCCCGAGCACTACGTGCTCGGGGTGCCGACGGCGCTACTGAGTCTTCTACGCTCCAACTCCTCGATCAGCAAGCACGAGGTTCAGAAAAGGAAGTGCAGCGCAGACGCGTGGCGCAGTCGGTCCCAGACACCGGTGGATCTCTCCCGTTGGCTCGCCTTCGACATGGCTACgtcgcaggtgctgctgcggcgtcgcgGCGTGCCGAGTACGAATGATCCACTGGTGCCCACCTGGGTAGCTGCACTGGAGTCGCAGGTCTTTCTCGCGCACACATACAGCTTCGACCCCAAGAGCGCCTaccaggcggcagcgcttcAGGCAGGAGTGCCGGTTCCGCCATCAGCTCGAAGTGCAGAATCTAGCACGTCAGCAAGCGAGGCTTCAATGCCCATGATGAAGATGACATCGCCGCCACTCTACAGTCTCTTCTTCTTTACTGTGGCGCGAGGCCAGGCGACGGCCAACTCCCGCGTCTCTCCTATTCACGCGGGTGTGCTCTACCCGTCATGCTTCTTCAGCTACATGTCGGAGGTGCCTACAACACAGCATCTGGCAGCGGAAATGGCGACAGTAGCGGCGCAGTTCCCTCGCTTGAACCATGCTGGCGATTCCAAGCCCTCAATGCTGATGTCATCCGCCATGGGTGCTGGCCCCGTGGACAacgcctctttctttgtgcCGATATCTGGCAAGCGACTGCGTCTGGGTGCCAGCGCCTCGTCGTCTACACCAGCGCATCTGTGGACGGCGCAACTGCAGAGTCGGAAGCTGGGAGCCATCGCCGTTTCCGCTCTCGCGCCTTCGTCATCGCCTTATGTGAAGCAGGCGGAGCTGATGACGACAGGCTGCAGACCTCAGGCGGACTCGTCTGCGCTCAGGAGCCAAGGGGGGCGAGACTCGTGGCGGCAAAGCGTGGTGTGCCAGAAGATGAGCGAAAGTTTTCGTATATGGCGGGAGGCCGTGGCTTCCCGTGCGTCTTCGTTACCCctgcgcacctccaccggtGCAACGGCATCTGCGGAGGACAGCGCCCCCTCAcgggcaccgccgccgatggcggatgggcagcagcgtctaCCGGCACCATTACCCCGACCAGAGCATCCACAGCAGATTAACAAGCTGATGGGCTCTGTGCCATGGCCACCTGCATCATGTGAGCACGGAAGGGAGGCAGGCCACCGATCGCGACTGGAGGAACAACTCGATGCGGAGGGCGTAGCGCTGATCTCTGATGATGGCACATTAAGCCAAGAATGGAGCGCCGGGTTCCGCTTCGGCCGAGTGGCCATCGCGGTGGCAATGCCACTGCTCTTTCCCATATCCACAGTGGTAacagacgcagcggcggcttccAACCCTCTGCCAGCAGCACAACAGGGGTTACAGACAAGCGGCGCCAACGCGGCCATAAATGCCGCCGTGCGTGTCATAGACGCGCCTTTGGCGGACGCTCTGTGGAGCGTCCTCTACGCGCCTGTAGCCGCTACCTCACCGTCACCAGCGACTTTGTCGGGGCCCTTTACCCCACATtcctcatttttttcctctACTGTGACCGGCaccgccaacgccgccgccgaaaCAGTCATGGCTTCTGTTCTCCCAATGGCGGAGGATCGCCTCATGCTCGCCCGTGAGCGAGTGCTGCTTCCTTTCTTGCTGCATCAGCCACGGTGGGTGCTACCGTGGAGCGACTTGCATGGTGAGCTGCCTTCCTCGTCGCCACCGGTGTCAGACACTGGCAAAGGCTTGCGTTCTGCTTGTAAGAGCAACGGCCCATCACCAGTGAACGTGTGCCCGTCCCTGTGGCGTCTTGATGAGCTGGAGCAGATATGCGGCTGGCGGTGCCATCGCTTGCCATTCAACGACGCTTTCGGCAGTTTTTCTGGTCTACTTATCCACGATCTTTACATCATGATTGGTCGGAAGACATCGGCTATGCTGCCGGGCCCGATCCCTGCAACGACTCTAAGGGTGGGGCAGGCGGGCAAGCAGCAGGCAACACTGTCTCCGGTTGTCTTGCTCAACGATGTGGTGTATGTGGAAAGGGTGCTACTGCCAGCGATGCGGTGCTTTGCGGCCAACACGTGCACGTGGGTGGAGGGTGGCCTCTGTGTGTATCGCAGTCCGTACGAGGCGCTGTCCGCTGAGATGTGCTACGAAGCCGAAGGCGATTTCACTATCAGCAAGAAACCCAGCACTTCCTCATTGTCACGTGTCGCACCACAGCAGTGGGACTCGCAGACGTCGTGCAATGATGAGCCGGCCGAGTTGCCAGCGGAAACTGCGGTGGAAGTTGCGCTTCACCACTGGCAGCTGTCACTCTGGCTGAAGCAGCTACAACGCACCTCACATAAGCTTCTTAGACGGTGGCTGGCGGAGTGCCATGGCCGTACGTCTTTGGACCCAGCACTGGAAGCTCGAGTAAGGAGGCGGACTGGTGGGGTACCAGCAGCGTGTCTCGCGTTCTTTGTCGGCTCATGCTCCACTGCGCCGTCCATGCTCTCTTCACGTGCCTCACCGGCTCCCTacgacggcggcagtggcggcggcgacgaccaTGATGATCTCGGCGACttcaccgctgtcgccgcttcTGCCGAGGCGATCGAGAAGGGTCTTCaacgccttctctctctcactcccgATCGCATTGCTGTCGTCCCGCTGTTGGATTTTGTGGTATGGGGTGCGCTGTGCTCCgacttcgccgccgcctccatgcAGCGCCTCGCACATGCCGCGGATGGGTGTCGTGCGGCGCTTGACGCCTCCGCAGACGGCCTGACAGCGGTGAAGTACTGCGTGCGCTATCCTCGGCACCTCTGCTGTCATGGGGGCCGAGGAGCAACAGTAGCGCTTCTTTGTTGA
- a CDS encoding hypothetical protein (TriTrypDB/GeneDB-style sysID: LpmP.23.1450) has protein sequence MQSPHSSLGSSLSADQTRHNTKDRDTRRNTLRAVQPSPPPHVPKRAMLPTFTPLSTTATRESDIRAAGYRGAPQASTRFPAAEMATAAQEELAMSHLRTPDSRDSSTLDRHRRQSIDLPPQQQRNLLQRGVGADMTPEALFTCIRLRPGTTLAEASGVPHNASVSADRYRNGSVSGPSGSSGRNESQLSIGDSCSPITLVVNSASASHANTNTSNATSVGSASTSGSVRFDLTTSTPSARAAPGSVAANNTQPKASSSSLMGQPEVVTSPLSAPHQALSTSLSGESRRRSSHSRKDSSAPLSAKTSISMEVPSQPRLSHCESSAGSCYTDIGVSSSPRPVVNRRVHFLLDEPEGGDLAATDHLTLPLRSSGDTRARLPLCLSTTTVSPTPSDTDKRLASNANSSSHTRLSLSGSSESFSERPQPGFSLGGAAMRPAASSLPLHPSVAPISQSGGASALSLHLNRKEGRIKAMTAFSQAESTSSNGTSATEVGGLSVNSAPSTMKTAAGSCSDAWSGFSGTHASATYQPGQPLPKPALKQVSRYSNDWNAGDSHAPSKLLTDSRSQWSRWRSIPSGGADMTAAAPPASPSSMSVMHRCFTSYLQRAFIPLEQGRGRDAVAPSATTGRAAGAGTSTTLYSSVRTAGSRGGGVELLVKWTLVSVVALVSFMLIFVDIVAD, from the coding sequence ATGCAAAGTCCTCACAGCTCGTTGGGGAGCAGCTTGTCTGCTGATCAGACCCGCCACAACACCAAGGATAGAGACACACGTCGGAACACCCTGCGGGCCGTACAACCgtccccaccgccgcacGTACCGAAGCGGGCAATGTTGCCTACGTTTACACCACTGTCGACCACAGCGACGAGGGAAAGTGACATCAGAGCAGCAGGGTATCGTGGAGCACCGCAAGCTTCCACGCGCTTTCCCGCCGCTGAAAtggccacagcagcgcaagaaGAGCTTGCCATGTCGCACCTGCGCACTCCAGATTCACGTGATAGTAGTACCCTAGACCGCCACAGACGCCAGAGCATAGACCTGccgcctcagcagcagcgcaacttGTTGCAACGGGGCGTCGGGGCCGATATGACGCCGGAGGCTCTCTTTACCTGCATCCGACTCAGGCCAGGCACCACGTTAGCTGAGGCGTCCGGGGTTCCCCACAACGCGAGTGTATCGGCTGATAGATACCGCAACGGTAGTGTGAGTGGGCCCAGCGGGTCGAGTGGTAGAAATGAGTCCCAACTGAGCATTGGCGACTCCTGTAGTCCCATTACGCTGGTGGTCAACAGCGCGAGCGCAAGCCACGCCAATACAAACACCAGCAATGCGACGAGCGTGGGCAGCGCCTCGACCAGCGGGTCTGTGCGTTTTGACTTGACTACGTCAACGCCGTCTGCCAGGGCGGCGCCAGGCTCAGTGGCTGCGAACAACACGCAACCGAAGGCATCGTCGAGCTCTTTGATGGGGCAGCCAGAGGTTGTTACCTCGCCCCTATCAGCGCCGCATCAAGCTCTGTCAACTTCACTGAGTGGAGAGTCGCGGCGCCGCAGTAGCCACTCCCGGAAGGATTCATcagcgcctctctccgcgAAAACCAGCATCTCCATGGAAGTCCCGAGTCAACCGCGCCTCAGCCACTGCGAGAGTTCCGCGGGATCGTGTTACACGGACATAGGAGTGAGCAGCTCGCCCAGGCCGGTGGTCAATCGCCGAGTACACTTCCTGTTAGATGAGCCAGAAGGAGGTGATCTTGCAGCCACTGACCACCTGACGTTGCCTctgaggagcagcggtgaTACAAGAGCGCGGCTTCCGCTCTGCCTATCAACTACGACTGTGTCGCCGACGCCATCTGACACCGATAAGAGGCTGGCGTCCAAcgcgaacagcagcagccacaccagGCTCTCCCTGAGCGGGTCATCTGAATCTTTTAGTGAGAGACCGCAGCCAGGCTTCTCCCTCGGTGGGGCGGCAATGCGCCCGGCGGCGTCCTCACTGCCACTCCACCCATCAGTGGCGCCGATTTCTCAAAGTGGCGGCGCCTCGGCGCTCTCTCTGCACCTCAACAGGAAGGAAGGACGCATCAAGGCGATGACGGCCTTTTCCCAGGCCGAAAGCACCAGTAGCAATGGCACGAGCGCCACTGAGGTTGGTGGTCTCTCCGTCAATTCCGCTCCCTCCACAATGAAGACAGCTGCGGGGAGTTGCTCAGACGCGTGGAGCGGTTTCTCTGGTACCCACGCTAGTGCCACCTACCAACCTGGCCAGCCTCTGCCTAAGCCGGCTCTGAAGCAGGTGTCTCGATACAGTAACGACTGGAACGCCGGCGACAGTCACGCACCTTCTAAACTCCTGACAGACAGCCGCAGTCAGTGGTCGAGGTGGCGGTCTATCCCCTCGGGAGGTGCTGACATgacagcagccgcgcctCCTGCGTCGCCGTCCTCGATGAGTGTAATGCATCGGTGCTTCACCAGTTACCTGCAGAGAGCGTTCATTCCCCTGGAGCAGGGGCGTGGACGCGATGCTGTGGCGCCATCTGCAACGACAGGAAGAGCGGCGGGCGCTGGTACGTCAACGACACTGTATTCTTCAGTGCGAACCGCGGGCAGTCGCGGCGGAGGGGTTGAGCTGCTAGTGAAGTGGACGCTGGTGAGCGTGGTTGCACTGGTGTCCTTCATGCTCATCTTCGTTGACATCGTCGCGGACTGA
- a CDS encoding lathosterol oxidase-like protein (TriTrypDB/GeneDB-style sysID: LpmP.23.1460), which yields MDAAFDLFTSFIPVDRENMTHQMVVFWLILASGGIFMYLLFASISYFTYFRTLKRQFFPKTIDPDDTCELQEQVRHEIWIAVCSIPFMAFLMMPAATFAHRGYSKMYNNISDYGWGYFLISPVLFFAFTDFMVYCFHRGLHHPMIYKHVHKLHHTYKYTTPFSSHAFNPVDGFGQGVPYYLFVYLFPLHSTLFMVLFLAVNFWTISIHDQVDFGGRFINTTGHHTIHHELSNYDYGQYTTVWDRLGGSYRPAEQTHQLLSLLHAGDPKYMDPVYAKYHEEKGFLAGRFREEAAAARHLRKAGA from the coding sequence ATGGACGCCGCCTTCGACCTCTTCACTTCCTTCATCCCGGTGGATCGGGAAAACATGACGCACCAGATGGTTGTCTTCTGGCTTATCCTCGCTTCTGGCGGCATCTTCATGTACCTGCTTTTCGCCTCCATTTCTTACTTTACGTATTTTCGTACACTGAAACGGCAGTTCTTCCCCAAGACGATCGACCCTGATGATACATGCGAGTTGCAGGAGCAGGTGCGGCATGAGATCTGGATTGCGGTGTGCTCGATCCCATTTATGGCGTTCTTgatgatgccggcggccacCTTCGCGCACCGTGGGTATAGCAAGATGTACAATAACATCTCCGACTACGGTTGGGGGTACTTCCTGATCTCCCCCGTGCTGTTCTTTGCCTTCACGGACTTCATGGTGTACTGTTTCCACCGTGGGCTGCACCACCCGATGATCTACAAGCACGTGCACAAGCTCCACCACACGTACAAGTATACCACGCCCTTCTCGTCGCACGCCTTCAACCCTGTTGACGGCTTTGGTCAGGGTGTCCCGTACTACCTGTTTGTCTACCTGTTCCCCCTTCACAGCACCCTTTTCATGGTGCTCTTCTTGGCGGTGAACTTTTGGACCATCTCGATTCACGACCAGGTGGACTTTGGCGGGCGCTTTATCAACACAACTGGGCATCACACCATACACCACGAGCTGTCCAACTACGACTACGGGCAGTACACAACGGTATGGGATCGACTGGGTGGGTCTTACCGCCCTGCCGAGCAGACGCATCAGCTACTGTCCCTGCTGCACGCGGGTGATCCCAAGTACATGGACCCTGTGTACGCGAAGTACCACGAGGAGAAGGGCTTCCTGGCAGGTCGGTTCAgggaggaggccgccgccgcgcgtcACTTGAGGAAGGCCGGTGCGTGA